One Papaver somniferum cultivar HN1 chromosome 10, ASM357369v1, whole genome shotgun sequence genomic window carries:
- the LOC113315854 gene encoding uncharacterized protein LOC113315854, whose product MNDHSMFILHSATYILVLLLYVDDIILTGNSEWLLNKLINSLKYAFPMKKLGNLSYFLSIEAIRHSDSLVLSQKKYTLELLGKSIMLDCKPCKTLMEKTFKASIDDGILLADPLEYKTIVGGLQYLTHTRPDICF is encoded by the coding sequence ATGAATGATCATTCAATGTTTATTCTTCATTCTGCCACATATATTCTGGTTTTACTtctttatgtagatgatattattcTAACTGGTAACTCTGAATGGTTACTCAACAAGTTAATTAACTCTCTTAAGTATGCTTTTCCTATGAAGAAATTAGGAAACTTAAGTTACTTCTTGAGTATTGAAGCTATTAGACATTCAGATTCTTTGGTATTATCTCAGAAGAAATACACTTTGGAACTGTTAGGGAAATCCATTATGTTGGATTGCAAACCTTGTAAAACTCTAATGGAAAAGACTTTCAAGGCTTCTATAGATGATGGTATTTTGTTGGCAGATCCTCTTGAGTATAAGACTATTGTAGGTGGATTGCAATACTTAACTCATACTAGACCTGATATATGCTTTTGA